The Hoplias malabaricus isolate fHopMal1 chromosome 9, fHopMal1.hap1, whole genome shotgun sequence genome contains a region encoding:
- the zgc:103586 gene encoding zgc:103586 — MAVAELVAKCLQARDMAYCPYSHFPVGAAILTSGGNIITGCNVENASYGLTVCAERTAIQRAVAEGHRSFTAIAVTCDIKDSFVGPCGACRQVLLEFGTEWDIYLTKPDGSYKKTSLRDLLPLAFSPAHLAK, encoded by the exons ATGGCTG TTGCAGAACTGGTTGCAAAGTGCTTGCAGGCCCGTGACATGGCTTATTGCCCCTATAGCCACTTTCCAGTTGGTGCTGCGATCTTGACATCTGGAGGAAACATAATAACAG GCTGTAATGTAGAGAATGCTTCCTATGGCCTTACGGTATGTGCAGAGAGAACAGCTATACAGAGAGCTGTCGCTGAGGGCCACAGAAGCTTTACAGCTATTGCAGTCACATG TGACATTAAAGACAGTTTTGTAGGACCTTGTGGGGCTTGTCGACAGGTGCTATTGGAG TTTGGCACAGAATGGGACATTTACCTGACAAAACCAGATGGTTCGTATAAGAAAACAAGTCTGAGGGACCTGCTGCCTTTAGCATTCAGCCCAGCTCACCTGGCAAAATAA
- the LOC136706724 gene encoding transmembrane protein 272-like, translating into MGFISTILFAGGSICSVRISILISLLPIVFGGLGAKHLYDCPKQPIVPVYLLVGGVACLSLQIFPIIYCSQSDGKIILPCRILNFLLLVFCPLWFITGSIFVYMAYEPNYESRSSAEFCERILYQVAFWITNIIYISIPLMLLCHGFRMYFVNRTKKEFCLSTVS; encoded by the exons TAAGAATAAGCATTCTTATAAGTCTTCTGCCTATTGTCTTTGGTGGATTAG GGGCAAAACACCTTTATGACTGCCCAAAACAACCAATTGTTCCCGTGTACCTTCTGGTGGGAGGAGTGGCCTGTCTGAGTCTACAGATTTTCCCCATCATTTattgcagccaatcagatggAAAGATCATTCTTCCATGCCGAATTCTCAATTTTCTTCTCCTTGTTTTTTGTCCTCTCTGGTTCATcacag GCAGCATTTTTGTGTACATGGCATATGAACCAAACTACGAGTCCCGTTCATCTGCAGAGTTTTGTGAGAGGATCCTCTACCAGGTTGCCTTCTGGATAACAAACATCATATACATCAGCATTCCACTAATGCTGCTGTGCCATGGCTTCAGAATGTACTTTGTAAACAGAACTAAGAAGGAATTCTGTTTAAGCACAGTGTCCTGA